In Ovis aries strain OAR_USU_Benz2616 breed Rambouillet unplaced genomic scaffold, ARS-UI_Ramb_v3.0 scaffold_123, whole genome shotgun sequence, one DNA window encodes the following:
- the LOC114110582 gene encoding LOW QUALITY PROTEIN: 5'-3' exoribonuclease 2-like (The sequence of the model RefSeq protein was modified relative to this genomic sequence to represent the inferred CDS: inserted 2 bases in 1 codon) encodes MGVPAFFRWLSRKYPSIIVNCVEEKXPAPKNEDEMMVAIFEYIDRLFSIVRPRRLLYMAIDGVAPRAKMNQQRSRRFRASKEGMEAAIEKQRVREEILAKGGYLPPEEIKERFDSNCITPGTEFMDNLAKCLRYYIADRLNNDPGWKNLTVILSDASAPGEGEHKIMDYIRRQRAQPNHDPNTHHCLCGADADLIMLGLATHEPNFTIIREEFKPNKPKPCGLCNQFGHDVKDCEGLPREKKGKHDELADSLPCAEGEFIFLRLSILREYLERELTMASLPFTFDVERSIDDWVFMCFFVGNDFLPHLPSLEIREGAIDRLVNIYKNVVHKTGGYLTESGYVNLQRVQMIMLAVGEVEDSIFKKRKDDEDSFRRRQKEKRKRMKRDQPSFSPGGILTPHALGSRSSPGSQVASNPRQAAYEMRMQNNLSPSVSPNTSFTSDGSPSPRGGIKRKVEDSDSEPEPEDNVRLWEAGWKQRYYKNKFDVDAADEKFRRKVVQSYVEGLCWVLRYYYQGCASWKWYYPFHYAPFASDFEGIADMPSDFEKGTKPFKPLEQLMGVFPAASGNFLPPSWRKLMSDPDSSIIDFYPEDFAIDLNGKKYAWQGVALLPFVDERRLRAALEEVYPDLTPEETRRNSLGGDVLFVGKHHPLHDFILELYKTGSTESVDVPPELCHGIQGKFSLDEEAVLPDQVVCSPIPVLKDLTHNAVISINFKDPQFAEDYIFKAVMLPGARKPAPVLKPSDWEKSSNGRQWKPQLGFNRDRRPVHLDPAAFRALGHVMPRGSSGTGVYSNAAPPPPTFQGNMYRPLLRGQAQIPKLMSNVRPQDSWRGPPPLFQQQRFDRGVGAEPLLPWNRMLQTQNAAFQPNQYQMLAGPGGYPPRRDDRGGRQGYPREGRKYPLPPPSGRYSWN; translated from the exons ATGGGAGTCCCGGCTTTCTTCCGCTGGCTCAGCCGCAAGTACCCGTCCATCATTGTCAACTGCGTGGAAGAGAA ACCAGCACCAAAAAACGAGGATGAAATGATGGTTGCGATCTTTGAGTACATTGACAGACTCTTCAGTATTGTCAGACCAAGACGGCTTCTCTACATGGCAATAGATGGAGTGGCACCGCGCGCTAAAATGAACCAGCAGCGTTCAAGGAGGTTCCGAGCATCCAAAGAAGGCATGGAAGCAGCGATAGAGAAGCAGCGAGTCAGGGAAGAGATACTGGCAAAAGGTGGCTATCTTCctccagaagaaataaaagaaagatttgACAGCAACTGTATTACACCAGGAACTGAGTTCATGGACAATCTTGCTAAATGCCTTCGCTATTACATAGCTGATCGTTTAAATAATGACCCTGGGTGGAAAAATTTGACAGTTATTTTATCTGATGCTAGTGCTCCTGGTGAAGGGGAACATAAAATCATGGATTATATTAGAAGACAAAGAGCCCAGCCTAACCATGACCCAAACACTCATCACTGCTTATGTGGAGCAGATGCTGATCTCATTATGCTTGGCCTTGCTACACATGAGCCCAACTTTACCATTATCAGAGAAGAATTCAAACCAAACAAACCCAAACCCTGTGGTCTTTGTAATCAATTTGGACATGATGTCAAGGACTGTGAAGGTTTGccaagagaaaagaagggaaagcacGATGAACTGGCAGACAGCCTTCCTTGTGCAGAAGGAGAGTTTATCTTCCTTCGTCTCAGCATCCTCCGTGAGTATTTGGAAAGAGAGCTCACCATGGCCAGCCTGCCGTTCACGTTTGACGTCGAGAGGAGCATCGATGACTGGGTCTTCATGTGCTTCTTTGTGGGAAACGACTTCCTTCCTCACCTGCCATCCTTAGAGATTAGGGAAGGTGCCATTGACCGCTTGGTTAACATATACAAAAATGTGGTACACAAAACCGGGGGTTACCTTACAGAAAGTGGTTATGTCAATCTGCAGAGAGTACAGATGATCATGTTAGCAGTTGGTGAAGTTGaggatagcatttttaaaaaaagaaaggatgatGAGGACAGTTTTAGAAGacgacagaaagaaaaaagaaagagaatgaagagaGATCAACCATCTTTCTCTCCTGGTGGAATATTAACCCCTCATGCCCTTGGTTCAAGAAGCTCACCAGGATCTCAAGTGGCCAGTAATCCAAGACAAGCAGCTTATGAAATGAGGATGCAGAATAATTTGAGTCCTTCAGTCTCTCCTAATACGAGTTTCACTTCTGACGGCTCCCCATCTCCGAGAGGAGGAATTAAACGAAAAGTGGAGGACAGTGACAGTGAACCTGAGCCAGAGGATAACGTCAGGTTATGGGAAGCTGGTTGGAAACAGCGATACTACAAGAACAAATTTGATGTTGATGCAGCAGATGAAAAATTCCGACGTAAAGTTGTTCAGTCTTACGTTGAAGGACTCTGCTGGGTTCTACGATATTATTACCAGGGCTGTGCATCCTGGAAGTGGTATTACCCATTCCATTATGCACCATTTGCTTCAGACTTCGAAGGGATTGCAGACATGCCTTCTGATTTTGAGAAGGGTACCAAACCGTTTAAACCACTGGAACAACTTATGGGGGTTTTTCCAGCTGCTAGTGGTAACTTTCTACCTCCATCATGGCGGAAGCTCATGAGTGATCCAGATTCTAGTATAATTGACTTCTACCCTGAAGATTTTGCTATTGATTTGAATGGGAAGAAGTATGCATGGCAAGGTGTGGCTCTGTTGCCGTTTGTGGACGAGCGGAGATTGCGTGCTGCCCTGGAAGAGGTGTACCCGGACCTCACCCCTGAAGAGACCAGAAGAAACAGTCTTGGAGGTGACGTCTTATTTGTTGGGAAACATCACCCACTGCACGACTTCATTTTAGAGCTGTACAAGACAGGTTCCACAGAGTCAGTGGATGTACCACCTGAGCTATGTCATGGGATCCAAGGGAAGTTTTCTTTGGATGAGGAAGCTGTTCTTCCAGATCAAGTAGTATGTTCTCCTATTCCAGTATTAAAGGATCTGACACACAACGCTGTGATCAGTATCAATTTTAAAGACCCACAGTTTGCTGaagattacatttttaaagctGTCATGCTTCCGGGAGCAAGAAAACCCGCACCGGTCCTGAAACCTAGCGACTGGGAGAAATCCAGCAACGGACGGCAGTGGAAGCCCCAGCTCGGCTTTAACCGGGACCGGCGGCCTGTCCACCTGGATCCCGCAGCCTTCAGGGCTTTGGGCCATGTTATGCCGAGAGGCTCCTCCGGAACTGGCGTCTACAGCAATGctgcaccaccacccccaacttTCCAAGGGAACATGTACCGGCCACTTCTGCGAGGACAAGCCCAGATTCCAAAGCTCATGTCAAATGTGAGGCCCCAGGACTCCTGGCGAGGTCCCCCTCCCCTTTTTCAGCAGCAAAGATTTGACAGAGGTGTTGGGGCCGAACCTCTGCTACCATGGAACCGGATGCTCCAAACCCAAAATGCAGCCTTCCAGCCAAACCAGTACCAGATGTTAGCTGGGCCGGGCGGGTATCCACCCAGACGTGACGATCGTGGAGGGAGACAGGGATatcccagagaaggaaggaaatacccTTTGCCACCACCCTCAGGAAGATACAGTTGGAATTAG